One Lacunisphaera limnophila DNA window includes the following coding sequences:
- a CDS encoding ABC transporter substrate-binding protein encodes MRSERTAPFLPGILAAILLVAAGCGRAPEPGAVAAVASTHTVLPLRHARTFTVEEGAGYRVVTLRASIVSWGAAAGGQEQTARLILVPREATLPALPPDLAGAPIIRTPVRRVAVNYTSHEAMLNVLGVADRLVAVGGTFSYDDAIHARVKSGELAQVGYGWHSPPVMDALVAARPEVFLMALGDISHAESIPRLQALGIPVVPMFVEAEPTCLGRTEYVRLVGLLTGREAEAEHFVAEVDSEYARLKALAATQPRQRLLWAWPGAGDKWAVTVRNADAHQIHDAHAELLLGESDDLRRDNFSWLSTEALLRQGTEADVWVSGDPHSKAYPDERVLRRFKAWREGRVFAVTGRQKRERDAYEIYEIGILRPDYLLGDIIKALHPELRPEPFRYLEPVRTVASSP; translated from the coding sequence ATGCGTTCTGAGCGCACCGCTCCCTTCCTTCCGGGCATCCTCGCCGCGATCCTGCTGGTCGCGGCGGGCTGCGGGCGTGCGCCCGAGCCTGGCGCCGTGGCCGCGGTCGCGTCGACACACACAGTGCTGCCGCTCCGGCATGCGCGCACCTTCACGGTTGAGGAGGGAGCCGGATATCGCGTGGTGACCCTGCGCGCCTCGATCGTGAGTTGGGGAGCCGCTGCCGGCGGGCAGGAACAGACCGCCCGGCTCATCCTGGTGCCGCGCGAGGCCACGCTCCCCGCGTTGCCGCCCGATCTCGCTGGTGCGCCGATCATCCGCACCCCGGTGCGGCGCGTGGCCGTAAACTACACCTCGCACGAGGCCATGCTGAACGTACTCGGCGTGGCCGACCGGCTCGTGGCCGTCGGCGGCACGTTCTCCTATGACGATGCGATTCATGCGCGGGTAAAATCCGGCGAACTCGCTCAGGTCGGCTATGGCTGGCACAGCCCGCCGGTGATGGACGCGCTCGTGGCGGCGCGGCCGGAGGTGTTTCTAATGGCTCTGGGCGATATTTCCCACGCCGAGTCCATCCCAAGGCTCCAGGCGTTAGGCATTCCGGTCGTGCCCATGTTCGTCGAGGCGGAGCCGACCTGCCTCGGCCGGACGGAATACGTTCGCCTCGTCGGCCTGCTCACCGGCCGCGAGGCCGAGGCGGAACATTTCGTCGCCGAAGTCGACTCCGAGTATGCGCGCCTCAAGGCGCTGGCTGCCACCCAGCCTCGCCAGCGCCTGCTCTGGGCCTGGCCTGGAGCAGGTGACAAGTGGGCGGTCACCGTGCGGAACGCCGATGCGCACCAGATCCACGACGCCCATGCCGAACTGCTGCTCGGTGAGTCCGACGACCTGAGGCGGGACAACTTCTCATGGCTTTCAACCGAGGCGTTGCTGCGCCAGGGGACGGAGGCTGATGTCTGGGTAAGCGGCGACCCGCATTCGAAGGCTTATCCGGACGAGCGCGTCTTGCGGCGCTTCAAGGCTTGGCGGGAGGGCCGGGTCTTTGCCGTGACCGGACGCCAGAAGCGGGAACGCGATGCCTACGAGATCTACGAGATCGGCATTCTGCGCCCGGACTACCTGCTGGGCGACATCATCAAGGCGCTGCACCCGGAACTGCGGCCGGAACCTTTCCGCTATCTCGAACCCGTGCGCACTGTCGCCTCGTCCCCATGA
- a CDS encoding TonB-dependent receptor, with amino-acid sequence MNLRLSRLVPSLAFTTSFAIAQVQLPPAEPGVKIADPFVKLDTLVVSATRTEKPLIEVPASVSVVSLKDRENKGLLRIGEELVGVPGVTLRQEQSGVEAALVIRGAPERHLNDTFLLLLDGVPFVTPDDEVLLESVPYGAVDRVEVVRGPVSALYGRGGVSGAVAYSTREVGDQAAGELTLSYGSNNYFAPSLVYGTPVSDTNRLLVRLGHERGDGWRDRTARRSSSAFLKDVWQVTPKLELTLSGSYSDTEQQIASHLPLRADGSIVAVTGGREANTNIDDARSERTLWFGTARAKLAVSDAVEATFTLHHRDNDSLYNGGFNEGFDEVAETIRWNGFRGDGSDQTTFAEAQVSWKTARNHLLVGANHEWIASQDRETWTGQYGFDFATFDFYFYNQFRSYRTGALLNKADWIQDRLLDADTDVKVGALFVQDEFKATDRLTLTVGARLDRFERDVAFGPTTEENGTVTLPGSRKADSDDNLSPKFSALYQWTPQLSTYFAYGEGFSPAFGPVWSFGGRDTTLKPETARNFEVGVKGEFFDRALGLTATVYRLERQDLLQYVADGVATKTINAGKQRAEGLELQARFDLRAVAEGLSGFASYTYTDAKWIKNRFIVDEFTGEEIDLSGKSVVRVPKHQFSFGLTKNLPAAGLALSAWYDYVGDYPVDGLNQLVDGAHGLANISLTWRPKQASQWEWSVVVRNAFDKEYNLLRGTSREPVEAYPGAPRQFLTTLRYAF; translated from the coding sequence ATGAATCTCCGTCTTTCCCGCCTTGTTCCTTCCCTTGCGTTCACGACCTCGTTCGCGATCGCCCAGGTCCAGCTGCCTCCGGCCGAACCCGGTGTCAAAATCGCCGACCCGTTCGTGAAGCTCGACACCCTCGTGGTGTCAGCGACCCGCACCGAAAAGCCACTCATTGAAGTTCCGGCCAGTGTCTCCGTCGTGTCCCTCAAGGACCGCGAAAACAAGGGCCTCCTCCGGATCGGCGAGGAGCTCGTCGGCGTGCCCGGCGTGACCCTCCGCCAGGAACAATCCGGCGTCGAGGCCGCCCTCGTCATCCGCGGTGCGCCAGAGCGTCACCTCAACGACACTTTCCTCCTCCTGCTCGACGGCGTGCCCTTTGTGACGCCGGACGACGAGGTCCTCTTGGAATCGGTGCCGTATGGCGCGGTGGATCGCGTCGAAGTCGTGCGCGGTCCGGTTTCCGCGCTCTATGGCCGCGGCGGGGTGAGCGGTGCGGTCGCGTATTCCACCCGCGAGGTCGGCGACCAGGCTGCCGGGGAACTGACTCTCTCTTACGGCAGCAACAACTACTTCGCCCCCTCGCTCGTCTACGGCACGCCCGTGAGTGACACCAACCGCCTGCTCGTGCGCCTCGGTCACGAACGCGGCGACGGCTGGCGCGACCGCACGGCGCGCCGCTCCTCCTCGGCCTTTCTGAAGGACGTGTGGCAGGTGACGCCGAAACTGGAACTGACGCTCTCCGGGAGCTACTCCGACACCGAGCAGCAGATCGCCAGCCACCTCCCGCTGCGCGCCGACGGCAGCATCGTCGCGGTCACGGGCGGGCGCGAGGCCAACACCAACATCGATGACGCCCGTTCCGAACGCACGCTATGGTTCGGGACGGCCAGGGCGAAGCTCGCGGTCAGCGACGCCGTGGAGGCGACGTTCACGCTCCACCACCGCGACAATGACTCGCTCTACAACGGCGGTTTCAACGAGGGATTTGACGAAGTTGCGGAGACGATCCGCTGGAACGGCTTTCGGGGCGACGGCTCGGATCAAACCACCTTCGCCGAGGCGCAGGTGTCCTGGAAGACCGCCCGCAACCACCTGCTGGTCGGGGCTAACCATGAATGGATCGCCAGCCAGGATCGCGAGACCTGGACGGGCCAATACGGCTTCGATTTCGCCACGTTTGATTTCTACTTCTACAACCAGTTCCGCAGCTACCGCACCGGCGCGCTACTGAACAAGGCGGACTGGATCCAGGACCGCTTGCTGGACGCAGACACCGACGTGAAGGTCGGGGCGCTGTTTGTGCAGGATGAGTTCAAGGCGACCGACCGCCTGACGCTCACGGTCGGCGCGCGGCTCGATCGCTTCGAACGCGACGTGGCCTTTGGTCCGACGACAGAGGAAAACGGCACCGTCACGCTCCCCGGCAGTCGAAAAGCCGATAGCGACGACAACCTCAGTCCGAAGTTTTCCGCGCTCTACCAGTGGACGCCGCAGCTTAGCACGTATTTCGCCTACGGCGAGGGCTTCAGTCCGGCGTTCGGGCCGGTCTGGTCATTCGGCGGACGTGACACCACGCTCAAGCCCGAAACAGCCCGTAACTTCGAGGTCGGGGTGAAGGGTGAGTTCTTCGACCGTGCGCTGGGGCTGACCGCCACGGTATATCGCCTCGAACGCCAGGATTTGCTCCAATACGTCGCCGATGGCGTCGCGACCAAGACCATCAACGCCGGTAAGCAGCGTGCCGAAGGTTTGGAACTGCAGGCGCGCTTTGATTTGCGCGCCGTTGCGGAGGGCTTGAGTGGCTTCGCCAGTTACACCTATACCGACGCGAAGTGGATCAAGAATCGCTTTATCGTGGACGAGTTCACCGGCGAGGAGATCGACCTCTCGGGCAAGAGCGTGGTGCGCGTGCCTAAGCACCAGTTCTCTTTCGGCCTCACGAAAAATCTTCCGGCGGCCGGCCTCGCGCTGAGCGCGTGGTATGACTACGTCGGCGACTATCCGGTTGATGGATTGAACCAGCTGGTGGACGGTGCCCACGGCTTGGCGAACATCAGCCTCACCTGGCGGCCCAAGCAGGCCTCGCAATGGGAGTGGAGCGTCGTAGTCCGAAATGCCTTCGACAAGGAATACAACCTCTTGCGCGGCACGAGCCGCGAACCCGTGGAAGCGTATCCTGGAGCGCCCCGGCAGTTCCTGACCACCCTGCGCTATGCGTTCTGA
- a CDS encoding metal ABC transporter substrate-binding protein has translation MILRLFILGLALAGSLRSESPVAPLRVVSLHTVLTEIVRSVGGSRVEVTGLVRPGVDPHLFEPTPADMRLLEQADLVLAGGLGLETYLNRLGAVVVPGRLIEVGPRLPGLLQGAVPHGPDFRQIAEEPDPHWWHGLTQVQAAVEVVAGEMSRLRPARAEEFARNAAAYRARLEELREWSVALVAGLPSDRRHLVTTHDAFGYLAREHGFAVHPLIGLSTAEEADARQLARIIDLIRRHRIKAVFAESSSQNRLVEAVIRETGVRLGGTLHADGLGADEAQTYEALMRHNLTIIVQALR, from the coding sequence ATGATCCTGCGTCTATTTATTCTTGGTCTGGCTTTGGCCGGCTCATTGCGTTCGGAATCGCCCGTCGCGCCGCTGCGCGTGGTCAGTTTGCACACGGTGCTCACGGAGATTGTCCGTTCGGTGGGCGGATCCCGGGTCGAGGTCACCGGGCTCGTCCGGCCGGGCGTCGATCCGCATCTTTTCGAGCCAACGCCGGCCGATATGCGGCTGCTGGAGCAAGCCGACCTCGTGCTGGCCGGTGGTCTGGGTTTGGAAACCTACCTGAACCGCCTCGGTGCGGTGGTCGTTCCCGGCCGGTTGATTGAGGTGGGTCCGCGGCTGCCCGGCCTCCTTCAAGGCGCGGTTCCACACGGCCCCGACTTCCGGCAGATCGCCGAAGAACCCGATCCCCATTGGTGGCACGGCCTGACCCAGGTGCAGGCGGCGGTGGAGGTGGTCGCCGGGGAAATGTCCCGGCTCCGGCCGGCCCGGGCGGAGGAATTCGCCCGCAACGCGGCGGCGTATCGCGCGCGTCTCGAGGAGCTGCGGGAGTGGTCCGTCGCCCTGGTGGCGGGACTGCCGTCGGACCGCCGTCACCTGGTGACCACGCACGACGCCTTCGGCTACCTGGCCCGCGAGCATGGGTTTGCGGTCCATCCGCTGATCGGGCTGAGCACGGCGGAGGAGGCGGATGCGCGCCAGCTGGCGCGCATCATCGACTTGATCCGGCGGCATCGGATCAAGGCCGTGTTCGCCGAGAGTTCGTCGCAAAACCGCCTCGTCGAGGCCGTGATCCGCGAAACCGGGGTCCGGCTCGGCGGCACGCTCCACGCCGACGGCCTGGGCGCGGACGAGGCCCAGACCTACGAGGCGCTGATGCGGCACAACCTCACGATCATCGTGCAGGCGCTGCGCTGA
- a CDS encoding metal ABC transporter ATP-binding protein yields the protein MESSHDIFRLHEITVHYGARCALERVTAQIPCGGLVALVGPNGAGKSTLLKALLGWLPLTRGEVRLGDRHPSHLHPRLAYLPQRAEVEWDFPVSVREVVAQGRWPVRGYFGRLTAADWQRVDEALEELDLTAFGGEQIRRLSGGQQQRMFLARAVAQGADIFLLDEPFTGLDLAATAELLHLLHRWRGQGRTVIAAVHDLPLVRVHFAHALLLDTRLVAAGSVDAVLTDDNLAAAYRQRIPVLGARP from the coding sequence ATGGAATCATCCCACGACATCTTCCGCCTGCACGAGATCACCGTGCACTACGGGGCGCGGTGCGCCTTGGAGCGCGTCACGGCCCAGATTCCCTGTGGCGGCCTGGTCGCCCTGGTTGGCCCCAACGGAGCCGGCAAGAGCACTTTGCTCAAGGCCTTGCTGGGCTGGCTGCCGTTGACCCGGGGGGAGGTGCGGCTGGGCGACCGGCACCCCAGCCACCTGCATCCGCGGCTGGCCTACCTGCCGCAGCGCGCGGAGGTGGAATGGGATTTTCCGGTCTCCGTCCGCGAAGTGGTGGCCCAGGGCCGCTGGCCGGTGCGGGGGTATTTCGGGCGGCTCACCGCCGCCGACTGGCAGCGCGTGGACGAGGCGCTGGAGGAGCTCGACCTGACCGCCTTCGGGGGCGAACAGATCCGCCGGCTGTCCGGCGGGCAGCAACAACGCATGTTCCTCGCGCGGGCCGTCGCGCAGGGGGCGGACATTTTCCTTCTCGACGAGCCGTTCACAGGGCTCGACCTCGCGGCCACCGCCGAACTCCTGCATCTGCTGCACCGCTGGCGGGGGCAGGGACGCACCGTGATCGCCGCCGTGCACGACCTGCCGCTCGTGCGGGTGCATTTCGCCCATGCCCTGCTGCTGGACACGCGCCTGGTCGCGGCGGGGTCGGTCGACGCCGTGTTGACCGACGACAATCTCGCCGCGGCCTACCGCCAACGCATCCCGGTGCTGGGAGCCCGCCCATGA
- a CDS encoding class I SAM-dependent methyltransferase, which translates to MSQSCSSPNAFDAQHAAVYDDRWAPLAPLRDSLHLQMRFVLQQLPAAARVLCVGVGTGAELLALARFFPGWRFVAVDPSAPMLDVCRRKAAEAGVADRCEFHSCFIHEVPAGEPFDAATSVLVSQFITDRARRTEFFREIARRLRPDGLLITADLITAPDGQHERLLGVWSQMMRHVGASEAQIQAMFATYEHDMALLAAPVMEALLVEAGFDRPVRISQSLLIHAWFARRKSILP; encoded by the coding sequence ATGAGCCAATCGTGTTCCTCACCCAACGCCTTTGACGCGCAGCACGCGGCGGTCTACGACGACCGCTGGGCGCCGCTGGCGCCGTTGCGTGACAGCCTGCACTTGCAGATGCGGTTCGTGCTGCAGCAGCTGCCCGCCGCCGCGCGCGTGCTCTGCGTGGGTGTCGGCACCGGGGCGGAGCTGCTCGCGCTGGCCCGGTTCTTTCCGGGCTGGCGCTTCGTCGCGGTCGATCCCTCCGCGCCCATGCTGGACGTCTGCCGGCGGAAGGCGGCCGAGGCGGGCGTCGCCGACCGCTGCGAGTTTCATTCCTGCTTCATCCACGAAGTGCCAGCGGGGGAGCCTTTCGACGCGGCCACCTCGGTCCTCGTTTCTCAATTCATCACCGACCGGGCGCGGCGCACGGAGTTCTTCCGCGAAATCGCGCGGCGCCTGCGGCCCGACGGCCTGCTCATCACGGCCGATCTGATCACCGCGCCAGATGGGCAGCACGAACGTTTGCTCGGTGTCTGGTCGCAGATGATGCGGCATGTCGGGGCGAGCGAGGCCCAGATTCAGGCCATGTTTGCCACCTATGAGCATGACATGGCGCTGTTGGCCGCGCCGGTGATGGAAGCCCTGCTGGTCGAAGCCGGTTTCGACCGGCCGGTGCGTATTTCCCAGTCTCTTCTGATCCATGCCTGGTTTGCGCGGCGCAAGTCCATCCTGCCTTGA
- a CDS encoding metal ABC transporter permease has product MSAVWNMLSEPWHYGFMQRGLGSALLLSVSGGMLGSVLVLRRMSLMGDALSHSLLPGLAASWFLLGRGPGALLLGALLAGLLTALGSALLSRLTRLKEDAAFGAFFLIAYAGGIALVSHAGTRVDLLHFLFGHVLGVAPADLWFTAGATALTVAGFGLFRRGIILEVFDPVFARTAGLGGGWFHLGFLALAVLNLVAALQTMGVILALGLFLLPAATAYLWCDRFGGMLGCSVGAGMVGSTVGLLLSYHTGLASGPAIVLCLGAGFLMSAVGSPRYGLLAALRRARHERHTVRHTTD; this is encoded by the coding sequence ATGAGCGCCGTCTGGAACATGCTCAGCGAGCCCTGGCACTACGGCTTCATGCAGCGCGGGCTGGGCTCGGCGCTGCTGCTCAGCGTGAGCGGGGGCATGCTCGGCAGCGTGCTGGTCCTGCGCCGCATGTCCCTGATGGGGGACGCTCTTTCGCACTCGTTGCTGCCCGGACTAGCGGCCAGCTGGTTCCTGCTCGGCCGTGGCCCCGGGGCGTTGCTGCTGGGCGCGTTGCTGGCCGGACTGCTCACCGCGCTGGGCAGCGCCTTGCTGAGCCGGCTGACCCGGTTGAAGGAAGACGCCGCCTTCGGGGCTTTTTTCCTGATCGCCTACGCCGGTGGCATCGCCCTGGTGAGCCATGCGGGCACCCGGGTGGACCTGCTCCATTTTCTTTTCGGCCACGTGCTCGGGGTGGCGCCGGCCGATCTCTGGTTCACCGCCGGGGCCACCGCACTGACTGTCGCGGGTTTCGGTCTCTTCCGGCGCGGGATCATCCTTGAGGTCTTTGATCCGGTGTTCGCCCGCACCGCGGGCCTCGGTGGCGGCTGGTTTCATCTCGGATTCCTGGCTCTGGCGGTGCTCAATTTGGTGGCCGCGCTCCAGACCATGGGCGTGATCCTGGCGCTGGGGCTTTTCCTGTTGCCGGCCGCCACCGCCTACCTCTGGTGCGACCGCTTCGGCGGCATGCTCGGGTGCTCGGTCGGCGCGGGCATGGTCGGATCCACCGTGGGCCTCCTCCTTAGCTATCACACCGGCCTCGCTAGCGGACCGGCCATCGTGCTGTGCCTCGGCGCGGGGTTCCTCATGTCCGCCGTGGGCAGCCCGCGGTATGGGTTGCTGGCTGCTCTGCGCCGCGCCCGGCACGAACGGCACACCGTGCGCCACACCACGGATTAA
- a CDS encoding ABC transporter ATP-binding protein yields the protein MLTTSDLSVGYPGARGAVLAPVSLHTEAGRFVCVLGRNGAGKSTLLRTLAGLLPPLAGCVRVQGDEVDRLPAAERARRIAVVLTERASSPGLTADDVVALGRQPFTGWTGRLTADDHARITSAFARAGAAAFRGRLFDDLSDGERQRVMIARAMAQDARLLLLDEITAFLDLPGRVEVMTLLREHARTSGASVILSSHDLDLSLQLADTIWLLGGQGGLVTGTTPELVSAGAIGRAFDTREVVFSERLGRFELRSAR from the coding sequence ATGCTCACCACCTCAGATTTATCCGTTGGCTATCCCGGCGCGCGCGGCGCGGTGCTTGCCCCGGTGTCGCTGCACACCGAAGCCGGACGCTTTGTCTGCGTCCTCGGCCGCAACGGCGCCGGCAAGTCCACGCTGCTGCGCACGCTGGCAGGATTGTTGCCGCCGCTGGCCGGCTGCGTGCGAGTGCAGGGCGACGAGGTCGACCGCCTACCCGCCGCCGAGCGGGCCAGGCGGATCGCCGTGGTCCTGACCGAGCGGGCCTCCAGCCCCGGTTTGACCGCGGACGACGTCGTGGCCCTGGGACGCCAGCCGTTCACCGGCTGGACGGGGCGGCTAACAGCGGACGATCACGCCCGCATCACATCCGCCTTTGCCCGGGCGGGGGCGGCGGCCTTTCGCGGCCGGCTCTTCGACGACCTCAGCGACGGCGAGCGCCAGCGCGTGATGATTGCGCGGGCCATGGCGCAGGACGCCCGGCTGCTGCTGCTGGACGAAATCACCGCCTTCCTCGACCTGCCGGGACGGGTCGAGGTGATGACGCTGCTGCGTGAGCACGCGCGCACATCTGGGGCCTCGGTGATCCTCTCCAGTCACGACCTTGATCTATCGCTGCAACTGGCCGACACGATCTGGCTGTTGGGCGGCCAGGGCGGACTGGTGACGGGCACGACCCCTGAGTTGGTGTCCGCCGGAGCCATCGGCCGCGCCTTCGACACCCGCGAGGTGGTTTTCTCGGAGCGCTTGGGGCGGTTTGAACTCAGATCAGCAAGATGA
- a CDS encoding FecCD family ABC transporter permease, translating into MTGITNKRVVAGSAGLVALVLVLGYLALAIGHVWLPPGEIGSALFSPERDDISRQIVREIRLPRIATALLAGAALGVGGVLMQALFRNPMADPWSLGLTAGGQLGVALAVAAAAFAGPAALSFLGAFQGLSLTVAAGIGVAVAASLMLMLGRRLNTVSLLVVGLMTWFTSQGLVSVIMHFASRAGGRIYSGWNDGNFAGVTTGELPVLAAPVVLGLIGAVLVAKPLTSLLLGETYARSLGVDLGRVRVGTLAAAVLLVAPVTAYCGPVTFVGLIVPHFARALAGTARVGSLLPLAALAGAALALAADLVVHLPWPQHFLHLNAVLAIVGAPVVIALLIYSPSMRGSR; encoded by the coding sequence ATGACCGGAATAACAAACAAACGCGTCGTGGCCGGAAGTGCCGGCCTAGTGGCACTCGTGCTCGTGCTTGGCTATCTCGCGCTGGCCATTGGGCACGTGTGGTTGCCGCCCGGGGAGATTGGGTCGGCCCTTTTCTCACCGGAGCGGGACGACATCTCCCGGCAAATTGTGCGGGAGATCCGGTTGCCGCGCATCGCCACCGCGTTGCTCGCCGGAGCGGCGCTCGGGGTCGGTGGGGTCCTGATGCAAGCGTTGTTTCGCAACCCGATGGCCGATCCGTGGTCGCTCGGGCTTACGGCTGGCGGCCAACTTGGCGTGGCGCTGGCCGTCGCGGCGGCGGCCTTCGCCGGGCCGGCGGCGTTGTCGTTTCTCGGGGCCTTCCAGGGCCTGAGTCTTACCGTGGCCGCCGGGATCGGGGTCGCGGTCGCCGCCTCGCTGATGCTGATGCTCGGACGGCGACTGAATACGGTGTCGCTCCTCGTGGTCGGCCTGATGACGTGGTTCACGTCGCAGGGACTCGTGAGTGTGATCATGCACTTCGCCAGCCGCGCCGGCGGCCGGATCTATTCCGGCTGGAACGACGGTAATTTCGCCGGGGTGACGACCGGTGAGCTGCCCGTGCTCGCCGCGCCGGTGGTGCTCGGCCTGATCGGCGCGGTGCTCGTGGCCAAGCCGCTGACGTCGCTCCTGCTGGGCGAGACCTATGCGCGATCGTTGGGCGTGGATCTTGGCCGGGTGCGCGTCGGCACGCTGGCGGCGGCGGTCCTGCTCGTGGCACCGGTGACGGCCTATTGTGGGCCGGTGACCTTTGTCGGCTTGATTGTGCCGCACTTTGCGCGGGCCCTTGCGGGCACAGCGAGGGTGGGCTCGCTGCTCCCGCTGGCGGCCCTCGCCGGCGCGGCGCTGGCCCTCGCGGCGGACCTCGTCGTGCACCTGCCCTGGCCGCAACACTTCCTGCACCTCAACGCGGTGCTCGCCATCGTCGGGGCCCCGGTGGTGATCGCCCTCCTGATCTATTCTCCGTCAATGCGAGGAAGCCGCTGA
- the zigA gene encoding zinc metallochaperone GTPase ZigA: protein MNPPNPSAATGVMEVETTDRRLPVTVLSGFLGAGKTTLLNHILANREGLRVALIVNDMAEVNIDAALVGKGAAAVAQRSEKIVELSNGCICCTLREDLLVEVARLAKEGRFDYLVIESTGVAEPLPVAETFTFAGEDGVSLGDVARLDTMVTVVDGYHFLKDYCSDDSLFQRGQATDASDTRTLATLLAEQIEFADVIILNKCDLLKPEELELVTHLVRTLNPDAHFLFAEHGRVPVREIVNSRRFSMEHASKFPLWLRTLRGQVHPETEEYGINSFVYRARRPFHPARFHAWASRAPANVIRSKGFFWLATRMAWVGEWSQAGGIRRVEQIGNWWADTPKNEWPASPASLNSIQLKWHEPYGDRRQEIVFIGTDAMDRAALTAQLDACLLTDDEFARGPRRWSAYEDPFPKWE from the coding sequence ATGAATCCCCCCAATCCTTCCGCTGCCACGGGCGTAATGGAGGTCGAAACCACCGACCGCCGCCTCCCCGTCACCGTGCTTTCCGGCTTCCTCGGCGCCGGCAAAACGACCCTCCTCAACCACATCCTCGCCAACCGCGAGGGACTGCGCGTGGCGCTCATCGTGAACGACATGGCCGAGGTGAACATCGACGCCGCGCTGGTGGGCAAGGGCGCCGCGGCCGTCGCCCAGCGCAGCGAAAAGATCGTCGAACTCTCCAACGGTTGCATCTGCTGCACCCTGCGCGAGGACCTGCTCGTCGAGGTCGCCCGCCTCGCGAAGGAAGGCCGTTTCGACTACCTCGTCATCGAGTCCACCGGCGTCGCCGAGCCGCTGCCCGTGGCCGAGACCTTCACCTTTGCCGGCGAGGACGGCGTCAGCCTCGGCGACGTCGCCCGCCTCGACACGATGGTGACCGTCGTGGACGGCTACCATTTCCTCAAGGACTACTGCTCCGACGATTCGCTCTTCCAGCGCGGCCAGGCCACCGACGCCAGCGACACCCGCACGCTGGCCACGCTGCTCGCCGAGCAGATCGAGTTTGCCGACGTGATCATCCTCAACAAATGCGACCTGCTGAAGCCGGAGGAGCTCGAGCTCGTGACGCACCTGGTCCGCACGCTCAATCCCGACGCGCACTTCCTTTTCGCCGAGCACGGCCGCGTGCCGGTGCGCGAAATCGTCAATTCCCGCCGTTTCTCGATGGAGCACGCCAGCAAGTTTCCGCTCTGGCTGCGGACGCTGCGCGGGCAGGTCCATCCCGAGACGGAGGAATACGGCATCAACAGCTTTGTCTATCGCGCCCGCCGGCCGTTTCATCCGGCCCGTTTCCATGCCTGGGCCTCGAGGGCGCCGGCGAACGTCATCCGCTCGAAGGGTTTCTTCTGGCTGGCCACGCGCATGGCGTGGGTGGGGGAGTGGTCGCAGGCGGGCGGCATCCGACGGGTGGAGCAGATCGGCAACTGGTGGGCCGACACCCCGAAAAACGAGTGGCCGGCCTCGCCGGCATCGCTGAACTCGATCCAGTTGAAATGGCACGAACCCTATGGCGATCGGCGCCAGGAGATCGTGTTCATTGGCACCGACGCCATGGACCGGGCCGCGCTCACCGCCCAGCTCGACGCCTGCCTGCTCACCGACGACGAATTTGCCCGCGGCCCCCGCCGTTGGTCCGCCTACGAGGATCCGTTCCCGAAATGGGAGTGA